The following coding sequences are from one Rhodobiaceae bacterium window:
- the bepE gene encoding efflux pump membrane transporter BepE: MNLIRLSIERPTAILAGVIILVVFGFVALRAIPIQLIPDVRKPLLTISTNWQGASPVEIEREIVNRQEDNLKGLEGVTQMTSRSRPGRGEVFLEYALGTDMNRAMLLVSNRLDQIGDYPDEAREPVLRSAGSEDNPITWIVLTRLPGNERPMNSYGDFVEDVIQERLERVPGVSRSNLFGGTERELQVVIHPDRLARYGLTVPDVLQRLRAANASISAGEVEEGKRAYIVRTEGELKSVDQVRNVVLRTTQDETSGRIGRVVVGDIASVEFGFKQRTGQFRSLGTDAMSVNAVREAGANVIETMEGIREALRELNEYELPNAGLQAVQSYDETVYIESAISLVQQNIFVGGTLAVIVLILFLRSWRATLVVALSIPVSIVGSFVAMAALGQSINVISLAGIAFAVGLVVDAAIVVLENIFRLKSEGHDRKTAAYEGTKQVWSAVLVSATTTVAVFAPILLMQAEVGQLFRDIAVAISVAVSLSLLVAVTVIPALAAQLLPRDGDDDVLFALPRVDNLASQFVTKVLEAVSWMIASIKRAGSTVAIICGVAALGTFLFLPKLDYLPDGNQAFVFGYISPPPGYNLETALQIAGRVEDANRDNWAPTAPADRDPDDRPWMRNFFFFASTNFAFVGAYPENVERAGELIPLLSEPVLREPGTFGFFAQRSLFGRGVGGGRQVNFVIAGTDTNDIVATARRAADKVEALLPRSEGHQMRPQPSLELGAPEVRITPNRVRLGDNGLSAAELGITLDAFNDGLRVDEITVEGRRMDLALYGNFEQADETQSINNLPVVTRSGTIVPASSLADIEITAGPSEIHHLERFRVITLQVRPASELPLEEALSILEGVIEDLEAEGIPQTVRMGLGGSADKLEEAWGELLMNLLLALIIVYLVMAVLFESFIYPLIIMLSVPLATAGGVAGLVVLNIFTFQALDMLTLLGFVILIGIVVNNAILLVHQSLYGLREQGESFDEAISGAVRNRIRPIFMSTLTSIFGMAPLVLFPGAGSELYRGLGTVVIGGLMLSALLTLLIIPPLLKIILPMFEKETYPSRGSTTAAPAE; encoded by the coding sequence ATGAATTTGATCCGCCTTTCCATCGAACGGCCCACAGCCATTCTGGCGGGCGTGATTATTCTCGTTGTTTTCGGGTTTGTAGCGCTCCGCGCCATTCCCATTCAGCTGATACCAGACGTCCGCAAACCACTTCTGACCATTTCAACAAATTGGCAAGGGGCCTCCCCAGTCGAGATCGAGCGCGAGATTGTCAATCGACAGGAAGACAATCTAAAGGGCCTTGAAGGCGTCACCCAGATGACCAGTCGTTCCCGGCCAGGCCGCGGTGAGGTCTTTCTGGAATATGCGCTGGGCACTGACATGAACCGCGCCATGCTTCTGGTCTCCAATAGGCTGGATCAGATAGGCGACTACCCGGATGAAGCGCGCGAGCCGGTTCTGCGCTCCGCAGGAAGTGAAGACAATCCCATCACCTGGATTGTACTCACGCGCCTCCCCGGCAATGAGCGACCAATGAACTCCTATGGAGATTTCGTCGAAGACGTAATTCAGGAACGCTTAGAGCGTGTCCCAGGCGTCAGTCGCTCAAACCTCTTTGGCGGCACAGAGCGCGAGCTTCAGGTCGTGATCCACCCCGACCGCCTGGCAAGATATGGCCTTACTGTCCCAGATGTGTTGCAACGCTTGCGAGCTGCCAACGCGTCCATCTCAGCAGGCGAAGTTGAGGAAGGCAAACGCGCCTACATTGTGCGGACGGAAGGCGAACTCAAGTCCGTCGACCAGGTCCGCAATGTTGTACTCCGCACCACGCAGGACGAGACCTCTGGCCGCATAGGCCGAGTCGTGGTCGGAGACATTGCAAGCGTTGAGTTCGGTTTCAAACAGCGCACCGGGCAGTTCCGCAGCCTTGGCACAGACGCCATGTCCGTCAATGCCGTGCGCGAAGCCGGCGCTAATGTCATAGAAACCATGGAAGGCATTCGAGAGGCCCTTCGAGAACTCAATGAGTATGAGCTTCCCAACGCAGGCCTTCAGGCCGTGCAGTCTTACGATGAGACTGTCTACATTGAATCCGCCATCAGCCTTGTCCAGCAGAACATCTTTGTAGGAGGAACGCTGGCGGTCATTGTCCTCATCCTGTTTCTAAGGTCCTGGCGGGCAACACTCGTCGTGGCTCTATCGATCCCTGTATCGATTGTCGGGTCTTTCGTTGCCATGGCAGCGCTTGGGCAATCCATCAATGTAATTTCACTAGCGGGAATTGCGTTTGCAGTCGGCCTGGTGGTCGATGCCGCAATCGTCGTGCTGGAAAACATATTCCGACTGAAATCGGAAGGCCATGACCGTAAAACTGCCGCCTATGAAGGTACCAAGCAGGTTTGGAGCGCCGTCCTCGTCTCGGCCACAACCACAGTCGCTGTGTTCGCTCCCATTCTTTTAATGCAGGCAGAAGTAGGACAGCTCTTCCGTGACATTGCAGTCGCAATCTCCGTGGCTGTTTCTCTGTCTCTGCTCGTTGCCGTTACCGTCATCCCAGCGCTCGCCGCCCAGCTTCTCCCACGTGATGGGGACGATGACGTCCTCTTCGCACTCCCTCGGGTCGACAACCTAGCGTCCCAATTTGTGACGAAGGTTCTCGAGGCCGTGTCCTGGATGATTGCCTCTATCAAGCGTGCTGGCAGCACTGTTGCCATCATTTGCGGCGTTGCAGCGCTCGGCACCTTTCTCTTCCTACCAAAACTTGACTATCTGCCAGACGGCAATCAGGCCTTCGTCTTTGGCTATATCAGCCCACCTCCCGGCTACAATCTGGAAACGGCGCTCCAAATCGCAGGGCGAGTAGAAGACGCCAACCGCGACAATTGGGCGCCGACCGCGCCAGCAGACCGAGACCCTGATGATCGTCCGTGGATGCGGAATTTCTTTTTCTTTGCCTCAACCAATTTTGCCTTCGTCGGTGCTTATCCTGAAAATGTAGAACGTGCAGGCGAACTCATTCCCCTGCTCAGCGAACCCGTACTTCGCGAACCAGGCACATTCGGCTTCTTCGCCCAGCGTTCGCTCTTTGGCAGAGGCGTCGGCGGCGGCCGTCAGGTAAACTTCGTGATCGCCGGCACCGACACAAATGACATTGTTGCCACTGCGCGTCGCGCGGCGGACAAAGTTGAAGCCCTTCTCCCTCGTTCAGAAGGCCACCAGATGCGGCCTCAGCCGTCACTAGAACTTGGCGCCCCCGAAGTCCGCATCACGCCCAATCGCGTCCGACTCGGCGATAACGGTCTCTCTGCTGCGGAGCTCGGGATTACCCTTGATGCCTTCAATGACGGTCTCCGTGTCGATGAAATCACCGTCGAAGGCCGTCGCATGGACCTGGCGCTCTACGGCAATTTTGAGCAAGCCGACGAAACCCAGAGCATCAACAATCTACCGGTTGTCACGCGCTCTGGCACCATCGTGCCTGCAAGCTCTCTTGCTGACATTGAAATCACGGCGGGCCCCTCGGAAATTCATCATCTTGAACGTTTTCGGGTGATCACCCTGCAGGTGCGGCCCGCATCGGAGTTACCTCTGGAAGAAGCTCTTTCAATATTGGAAGGCGTCATTGAGGATCTGGAAGCCGAGGGCATTCCGCAGACGGTCCGTATGGGTCTCGGCGGCTCTGCAGACAAGCTGGAAGAAGCCTGGGGCGAACTGCTGATGAACCTCCTGCTGGCACTCATCATTGTCTATCTGGTGATGGCTGTGCTGTTTGAGAGCTTCATCTATCCCCTGATCATCATGCTGTCTGTGCCTCTGGCGACAGCAGGCGGTGTGGCGGGCCTAGTCGTCCTCAACATTTTCACATTCCAGGCACTCGATATGCTGACCCTTTTGGGGTTTGTGATCCTGATCGGGATTGTGGTGAACAATGCAATTCTGCTCGTGCACCAATCCCTCTATGGCTTGCGCGAACAGGGCGAGAGCTTTGATGAAGCAATTTCCGGTGCCGTACGAAACCGCATCCGTCCCATATTCATGTCAACGCTCACCAGCATCTTTGGTATGGCACCACTTGTGCTCTTTCCGGGCGCAGGCTCTGAGCTCTATCGGGGGCTTGGCACCGTTGTCATCGGCGGCTTGATGCTCTCGGCGCTGCTCACACTGCTCATCATCCCACCCCTTCTCAAAATCATCCTGCCAATGTTTGAGAAAGAGACCTATCCGAGCCGAGGCAGCACCACCGCCGCCCCAGCTGAATAG
- the adhT gene encoding alcohol dehydrogenase: protein MRAMQVEGAFGLENLKAADLEKPEPGPGQVLVKLNNACLNYRDLAIVSGFGGNYPLPLVPLSDGAGVIEAVGAGVSRVAVGDRVSPLFFQGWIAGEPTPTALSGSVGGPINGCAEEYICLSEEGVSKLPDMLSDAEAACLPCAGLTAWRALVSEGQIKAGNTVLLQGTGGVSIFGLQFAKAAGAEVIITSSSDEKLERAKALGADHTINYKTTPNWAAEARKITGGRGVDHVVEVGGAETLQQSMQAARVGGHIAVIGLLSGLMKDVNVAAIFSQNLTIKGITVGNREQFDDMVRSIERNNIKPIVDAHYGLEELGTALGHMAGASHFGKIVIDIA from the coding sequence ATGCGTGCGATGCAGGTGGAGGGGGCTTTTGGCCTGGAGAATCTAAAGGCAGCGGATCTTGAGAAACCAGAGCCCGGTCCGGGTCAGGTTTTGGTGAAGCTCAACAATGCCTGCCTCAATTACCGTGATCTCGCCATTGTCTCTGGCTTTGGTGGGAATTACCCGCTGCCCTTGGTGCCGCTCTCTGATGGAGCCGGCGTCATTGAAGCGGTTGGGGCTGGCGTATCGCGCGTTGCGGTTGGGGACCGGGTATCGCCGCTCTTTTTCCAGGGATGGATCGCTGGGGAGCCCACACCAACAGCGCTCAGTGGATCCGTCGGCGGTCCCATCAATGGCTGCGCCGAGGAATATATCTGCCTCTCGGAAGAAGGGGTGTCGAAGCTTCCCGATATGCTGAGTGATGCCGAAGCGGCTTGCCTGCCCTGTGCCGGGCTCACGGCGTGGCGCGCATTGGTTTCGGAAGGACAGATTAAAGCGGGCAACACCGTGCTTCTTCAAGGCACCGGTGGGGTCTCGATTTTCGGGCTGCAATTTGCGAAGGCGGCAGGTGCAGAAGTGATCATTACTTCTTCGTCTGATGAGAAACTAGAGCGCGCAAAGGCATTGGGGGCGGATCACACGATCAACTACAAGACAACGCCCAATTGGGCAGCTGAGGCGCGCAAGATCACCGGCGGACGCGGCGTTGACCATGTAGTCGAAGTTGGCGGGGCGGAGACCCTGCAGCAGTCAATGCAGGCAGCGCGGGTCGGTGGACATATTGCAGTGATTGGCCTTCTGTCCGGTCTGATGAAAGACGTGAATGTTGCTGCGATCTTTTCGCAGAACCTGACCATCAAAGGCATCACGGTTGGGAATCGAGAGCAGTTTGACGATATGGTGCGCAGCATTGAGCGCAACAATATCAAACCGATAGTCGATGCCCATTACGGGCTTGAAGAGCTCGGCACAGCGCTTGGGCACATGGCCGGCGCTTCCCACTTCGGCAAGATCGTGATCGATATTGCCTGA
- the tmk gene encoding thymidylate kinase — MDRTEYKKEMDARQEQLNLVQQAMIRQNERGIIVFEGWDAAGKGSTIRRIAWCVDPRPLHVWSIAAPSEAEINGHWLKRFWTRIPSRGEIGVFDRSWYGRVLVERVEGFASKDEWKRAYREINEFEWSLAEEGYKIVKLFLDITPETQLERLRARLETPTKRWKLTEDDIRNRSRWSDYEKAYDEMLNTCSPAHAPWHKIDANSKKRARLECFDRILECFSNGLNVEPPDVSPMVRSYLKDVQ; from the coding sequence ATGGATCGCACCGAGTACAAAAAAGAGATGGATGCGCGCCAGGAACAACTCAATCTCGTTCAGCAGGCGATGATCCGACAGAATGAGCGAGGCATCATCGTATTCGAAGGTTGGGACGCGGCAGGCAAAGGCAGTACCATCCGACGCATTGCCTGGTGTGTTGACCCCCGTCCCTTACATGTTTGGTCCATCGCGGCGCCATCGGAGGCAGAAATAAACGGTCATTGGCTAAAACGCTTTTGGACACGCATTCCCTCCCGCGGAGAGATCGGTGTCTTTGATCGATCCTGGTATGGCCGTGTGTTGGTGGAACGGGTCGAAGGGTTTGCCAGCAAAGACGAATGGAAACGCGCCTATCGCGAGATTAACGAGTTTGAATGGTCACTCGCGGAGGAAGGCTACAAAATTGTCAAACTCTTCCTCGACATCACACCCGAGACGCAACTTGAGCGTTTGCGTGCCCGGCTTGAGACCCCCACCAAACGCTGGAAGCTCACCGAAGACGATATTCGCAATCGGTCTAGATGGAGCGATTATGAAAAAGCCTACGATGAAATGCTGAACACGTGCTCCCCAGCACATGCGCCGTGGCACAAGATTGATGCCAACTCGAAAAAACGCGCGCGCCTGGAGTGTTTTGACCGCATTCTCGAATGCTTCTCAAACGGTCTCAATGTCGAACCACCAGACGTAAGCCCTATGGTTCGGTCTTACCTCAAAGATGTCCAGTAG